From the genome of Verrucomicrobiia bacterium:
GGTTATACCAAACGGTAGTACGGGTTTGCATAAAGACTTTCTCCGGTGTGGTGGTGATGGTTAAAGCATGGTGCAAGGGGTTATGGCGCCGGTGGCGGGGGCGCCAGCGGCGCGCGCATGGCCGCGGCGAAATAGGCCACGAGGCGGGGCAGGACGGATTCCGTCTGCCGCAAATCAAATTGTCCCGCGCTTTCCTCCCAAAGCCGCTGGGGATGGCCCAGGAGGTAACCCAAGGCCCCCCACAAACAGATGGTGCGCCAGCTTAGTTCCTCGCGGGTGAGGTGGGGGCAGGCGAGGGCGAGGCGGCGCAGGAATTCCTCGCGGAGGTCCTGGTGGAGCTGGCGGAGCATGGCCTGGGTGCGGGAGCTAGGCTCGGAGACGATGCGGCCGATGAGGCGGACGGTGACGGAGGAGTGGGTGGTGCGGGCGGCGAGGCGGAGGGGGGGCAGGAGCATGGCTTCGAGGACCTCCTCGAGGGTGAGGGGGCGGCCGGCGGCCTGGCGGTCTTTGGCCTGCAAGAGGGCGTAGTGCTCGTCGCGGAGGGGGCCGAA
Proteins encoded in this window:
- a CDS encoding TetR family transcriptional regulator is translated as MNARPRTGRPPQKRILDAAEAAFAELGYEGASLRDIVARARVNLPTVYYYFRSKEGLLEAVFRRRFGPLRDEHYALLQAKDRQAAGRPLTLEEVLEAMLLPPLRLAARTTHSSVTVRLIGRIVSEPSSRTQAMLRQLHQDLREEFLRRLALACPHLTREELSWRTICLWGALGYLLGHPQRLWEESAGQFDLRQTESVLPRLVAYFAAAMRAPLAPPPPAP